From a region of the Nocardioides ginsengisegetis genome:
- a CDS encoding CaiB/BaiF CoA transferase family protein encodes MTEGPLADLIVLDLTRALAGPHAGMMLGDMGARVIKIESPTGDDTRGWGPPFIGEEDERESTYFLSTNRNKESLVLDLKKPEDQEVLARLVARADVLMENFRVGVLDRLGFPVSRLHEINPGLVVLQITGFGHDGPEATRSGYDQIAQGEGGLMSITGTTQPTKVGVPIADLLAGMNGAFGVLAAIHERSTTGRGRVVRTSLLAGMIGVHAFQGTRWTVAGEVPGLAGDHHPAIAPYGMFATQTAPVQIACGSEGLWRALCGAFGWDPAEDRFATNVERVAHRDELIARIETLFADQPAEHWLALLSEAGVPSGKVRSLDDVYSWDQTLSQHLLLDVEHATQGKLKIPGSPIRFDDNPYSGGRATHAAPPTLGQHNESIREWLDS; translated from the coding sequence ATGACCGAGGGACCCCTGGCTGACCTGATCGTGCTCGACCTGACCCGCGCCCTGGCCGGCCCGCACGCCGGCATGATGCTGGGCGACATGGGCGCGCGGGTGATCAAGATCGAGTCGCCCACCGGCGACGACACCCGGGGCTGGGGACCGCCGTTCATCGGCGAGGAGGACGAGCGGGAGTCGACGTACTTCCTCTCGACCAACCGCAACAAGGAGTCGCTGGTCCTCGACCTGAAGAAGCCCGAGGACCAGGAGGTCCTGGCCCGGCTGGTCGCACGCGCGGACGTGCTGATGGAGAACTTCCGTGTCGGCGTGCTGGACCGACTCGGCTTCCCGGTGTCGCGGCTGCACGAGATCAACCCCGGCCTCGTCGTCCTCCAGATCACCGGCTTCGGCCACGACGGCCCCGAGGCGACCCGGTCCGGCTACGACCAGATCGCGCAGGGCGAGGGCGGCCTGATGTCGATCACCGGCACGACCCAGCCCACCAAGGTCGGCGTCCCGATCGCCGACCTGTTGGCCGGCATGAACGGCGCCTTCGGCGTTCTCGCCGCCATCCACGAGCGGAGCACGACCGGCCGCGGCCGCGTGGTGCGTACGTCGCTCCTCGCCGGCATGATCGGCGTGCACGCGTTCCAGGGCACCCGGTGGACCGTCGCCGGCGAGGTGCCGGGCCTCGCGGGCGACCACCACCCCGCGATCGCGCCGTACGGCATGTTCGCCACGCAGACCGCGCCCGTCCAGATCGCCTGCGGCTCGGAGGGGCTGTGGCGGGCGCTGTGCGGCGCCTTCGGCTGGGACCCCGCCGAGGACCGCTTCGCCACCAACGTGGAGCGGGTCGCGCACCGCGACGAGCTGATCGCGCGCATCGAGACGCTCTTCGCCGACCAGCCTGCGGAGCACTGGCTCGCGCTGCTGTCGGAGGCCGGGGTGCCGTCGGGGAAGGTGCGCTCCCTCGACGACGTCTACTCGTGGGACCAGACGCTGTCGCAGCACCTTCTCCTCGACGTCGAGCACGCCACGCAGGGGAAGCTGAAGATCCCCGGCTCCCCGATCCGCTTCGATGACAACCCCTACTCCGGCGGGCGCGCCACGCACGCCGCTCCCCCGACCCTGGGGCAGCACAACGAGTCGATCCGGGAGTGGCTCGACTCCTGA
- a CDS encoding ABC transporter permease, translating into MTATAMAAPTPVQPVALRRGYRFELVKLASQWRLRLVALACLVAPAVYTAVVSRQTSLPADAVYGRWMGQSGWAGSLVVLAFLGTLVLPLLTCVVAGDVFAVEDRLGTWRHLLVAVRSPRRIFLAKVLAALTVTLALLAALALSSVVGGLASIGSHPLPGLDGHPMGTGQLARTVLLAWLGIVPPTLAFSAVGLLGSVALGRSPLGLLMPVVLALVLEGLQLLPVPVALRVALPMSAFTTYRGLLTAPGQFGPFWVGLAVSLAWTVLATLLAYLLFVRRDFTGAGHDGSGRRFLVLGVAPLVGLAAVTTLAVAGATGATGTGIDRAKLEAALATSFSHLYVLQTDELHRPAVTEEQLHTTARCDKGGDRAVDAGPGADWRCVVTWTLPGATATGSAVYQLDVAADGRFVADGDGPKEVNGYFQLHTPSGDAPNPLWQFDGVVDLLATTKEGSR; encoded by the coding sequence ATGACCGCGACCGCGATGGCCGCGCCCACCCCGGTCCAGCCGGTGGCGCTGCGCCGGGGCTACCGCTTCGAGCTGGTCAAGCTGGCCTCGCAGTGGCGGCTGCGGCTGGTGGCCCTGGCCTGCCTGGTCGCCCCGGCTGTCTACACCGCCGTCGTCAGCAGGCAGACCTCCCTGCCCGCCGACGCCGTCTACGGCCGGTGGATGGGCCAGTCCGGCTGGGCCGGTTCCCTGGTGGTCCTCGCCTTCCTCGGGACCCTCGTGCTCCCGCTGCTCACCTGCGTCGTGGCCGGCGACGTCTTCGCCGTGGAGGACCGGCTCGGCACCTGGCGACACCTGCTGGTCGCGGTGCGCTCGCCCCGCCGGATCTTCCTCGCCAAGGTGCTCGCCGCGCTCACCGTGACCCTGGCGCTGCTCGCGGCGCTCGCCCTGTCGTCGGTCGTGGGCGGCCTGGCCTCGATCGGCAGCCACCCGCTGCCCGGCCTGGACGGGCACCCGATGGGCACCGGGCAGCTCGCCCGGACCGTCCTGCTGGCCTGGCTGGGCATCGTGCCGCCGACCCTCGCCTTCTCGGCGGTCGGCCTGCTCGGGTCGGTGGCCCTGGGCCGTTCGCCGCTGGGGCTGCTCATGCCGGTGGTCCTCGCGTTGGTTCTCGAGGGCCTGCAGCTGCTGCCCGTGCCCGTCGCGCTGCGGGTCGCGCTGCCGATGAGCGCGTTCACGACGTACCGCGGCCTCCTCACCGCGCCCGGCCAGTTCGGGCCCTTCTGGGTGGGGCTTGCGGTCAGCCTGGCGTGGACGGTGCTCGCGACGCTGCTGGCCTACCTCCTCTTCGTGCGCCGCGACTTCACCGGTGCGGGGCACGACGGCTCGGGCCGCCGCTTCCTGGTCCTGGGCGTGGCCCCCCTCGTCGGCCTGGCCGCCGTCACGACCCTCGCGGTGGCCGGTGCAACCGGCGCCACCGGGACCGGCATCGACCGGGCCAAGCTCGAGGCGGCCCTGGCCACCTCGTTCTCCCACCTCTACGTGCTGCAGACCGACGAGCTCCACCGCCCGGCCGTGACGGAGGAGCAGCTGCACACGACCGCCCGCTGCGACAAGGGCGGTGACCGGGCAGTCGACGCCGGTCCCGGCGCGGACTGGCGGTGCGTCGTCACGTGGACCCTCCCGGGTGCGACCGCGACCGGGAGCGCGGTCTACCAGCTCGACGTCGCCGCGGACGGCCGCTTCGTCGCCGACGGCGACGGGCCCAAGGAGGTCAACGGCTACTTCCAGCTCCACACCCCCAGCGGGGACGCCCCGAACCCGCTGTGGCAGTTCGACGGAGTCGTCGACCTGCTGGCAACCACCAAGGAAGGTTCTCGATGA
- a CDS encoding TIGR03086 family metal-binding protein yields MTMPNDAVVTLSHALDQAGDVLASVRHDQLGQPTPCADWDVGQLVAHLVAGPRRFAETMRGGEADWSAPAPPVEQEWASEFRSAADDLIHLWHQEGDRAQARIVDWQTTEFAVHTWDLARAVGYRWRLDDRVAETALAFMRAGMTADNRGTAFAPEVAVDDRATAYERLAAFAGRSPTKTSDVMRSGLGAAPTA; encoded by the coding sequence ATGACCATGCCGAACGATGCCGTTGTCACGCTCTCCCACGCACTCGACCAGGCCGGCGACGTCCTGGCCTCGGTGCGGCACGACCAGCTGGGGCAGCCCACGCCCTGCGCGGACTGGGACGTCGGCCAGCTGGTCGCCCACCTCGTCGCCGGGCCGCGGCGCTTCGCCGAGACGATGCGGGGCGGGGAGGCCGACTGGTCGGCCCCGGCGCCTCCGGTCGAGCAGGAGTGGGCGTCGGAGTTCCGGTCCGCGGCCGACGACCTGATCCACCTGTGGCACCAGGAGGGTGACCGGGCCCAGGCGCGGATCGTCGACTGGCAGACCACGGAGTTCGCGGTGCACACGTGGGACCTGGCGCGGGCGGTGGGCTACCGCTGGCGGCTCGACGATCGCGTGGCGGAGACGGCCCTGGCCTTCATGCGGGCTGGGATGACGGCGGACAACCGGGGTACGGCGTTCGCGCCGGAGGTGGCCGTCGACGACCGCGCGACGGCGTACGAGCGCCTGGCTGCCTTTGCGGGTCGCTCCCCCACAAAGACGTCGGACGTCATGCGGTCGGGGCTGGGTGCAGCTCCGACCGCATGA
- a CDS encoding ring-opening amidohydrolase, translating to MPDAIEVRKVPIHSVADASELAKLIDDGIMDASRVIAIIGKTEGNGGVNDYTRIIADRAFREVLVEKGAPADQVKQIPIVWSGGTDGVISPHATIFATTDAEPSDEPRLTVGFAMSEQLLPEEIGRTPMITKVAAAVKEAMAKAGITDPADVHYVQTKTPLLTIHTIRDAKSRGKSVWTEHTHESMDLSNGVTALGIAVALGEIEMPTDADVMHNRDLFSAVASCSSGVELDQAQVVVVGNATGVGGRYRVGHSVMKDALDQDGIWDAIRSAGLDLPERPRTSDLDGKLVNVFLKCEASQDGTVRGRRNAMLDDSDVHWHRQIKATVGGVTAAVTGDPAVFVSVSAAHQGPEGGGPVAAIVDLG from the coding sequence ATGCCCGACGCCATCGAAGTACGCAAGGTGCCGATCCACTCGGTCGCCGACGCCAGCGAGCTCGCCAAGCTGATCGACGACGGGATCATGGACGCCAGCCGCGTCATCGCGATCATCGGCAAGACCGAGGGCAACGGCGGCGTCAACGACTACACCCGGATCATCGCCGACCGCGCGTTCCGCGAGGTGCTCGTCGAGAAGGGCGCACCCGCCGACCAAGTCAAGCAGATCCCGATCGTGTGGTCCGGCGGCACCGACGGCGTGATCAGCCCCCACGCCACGATCTTCGCCACGACGGACGCCGAGCCCAGCGACGAGCCGCGCCTCACGGTCGGCTTCGCGATGAGCGAGCAGCTGCTGCCCGAGGAGATCGGCCGCACGCCGATGATCACCAAGGTCGCCGCCGCGGTGAAGGAGGCGATGGCCAAGGCCGGCATCACCGACCCCGCCGACGTGCACTATGTGCAGACCAAGACCCCGCTGCTGACGATCCACACGATCCGCGACGCCAAGTCGCGCGGCAAGTCCGTGTGGACCGAGCACACCCACGAGTCGATGGACCTCTCCAACGGCGTCACCGCGCTCGGCATCGCCGTCGCGCTGGGCGAGATCGAGATGCCCACCGACGCCGACGTCATGCACAACCGCGACCTGTTCTCGGCCGTGGCGTCCTGCTCCTCGGGCGTCGAGCTCGACCAGGCGCAGGTCGTCGTGGTCGGCAACGCCACCGGGGTCGGCGGCCGCTACCGCGTCGGTCACTCGGTCATGAAGGACGCCCTCGACCAGGACGGCATCTGGGACGCCATCCGCTCCGCCGGCCTCGACCTGCCCGAGCGTCCGCGCACCTCCGACCTCGACGGCAAGCTGGTCAACGTCTTCCTCAAGTGCGAGGCGTCGCAGGACGGCACCGTGCGCGGTCGCCGCAACGCGATGCTCGACGACTCCGACGTGCACTGGCACCGCCAGATCAAGGCGACCGTCGGTGGCGTCACCGCCGCCGTCACCGGCGACCCGGCCGTTTTCGTCTCCGTGTCCGCCGCGCACCAGGGCCCCGAGGGTGGGGGCCCGGTCGCGGCCATCGTCGACCTGGGCTGA
- a CDS encoding bifunctional YncE family protein/alkaline phosphatase family protein — protein sequence MNVTRNRVAKAERRFFSRTQQVSAVAAGLALAVSGGVAYATTVGFGQRQVGSEYADGLQISSDQVLEPLGDRTMTPYGKFMGSTVSPDGRFLAATSTDRGVSLQVFDLATNQLVWRGGSASGVNAKLSDNTVGQEGPLYSPDGKVLWMPNATGLTSFPVNADGSLGSGTKVSIPSQGDQKTLTSGLAYSADGATLYAGVNGQNTVVAIDPAAGTITHTWDVGIAPRQLKLVGTKLYVTDEGGRRAVAGDATQGSYGTDVPADPVLGTSTTGVLSTIDTANPAAPVGQVKVGLHPTAMYAKGSVLYVANTNDDTVSVVDTTTDAVVQTISTQPWQGSKVGYEPDAVTVQNGRLLVSLGRANAIAVYRLGQGAIDPVRYVGLVPTDYYPEEIAPVGDQLVVTNRRGIDARGPLLTFNAGYGTTPATGHGTHGTTASLTRFTLPSDSDIKETWTPTVFHQNGWGDAGTDVKHASGTRASAVPVPKRIGDPSTIKHVFMVVKENRTYDQVHGDMPEGNGDASLAQFGEQVTPNIHALARQFGLYDNTYDIGTNSAEGHNWIMQGDNPEYTESSAGEYTRSYDTEEDVLGHQRSGFLWTAIQAAGHSARNYGEFLYTEGKPAGTWQQYYCASRSVEDGGDPAQLTSPELKGDYGSVIPSLNDITNPTSPPFDLSIPDLYRYQIWKQDFEKFGPADFNMLWMSDDHTGGPVSARSEVAGGDLALGKVVQTISHSPYWKNSAIFVVEDDSQNGADHVDGHRAPIQVISPWAAHGKTVSTYYSQISMVRTIEQILGAEPLNQKVAAATPMFDAFQATPDQTPFTARPNRISLTENIATPPSCGLDTPASSGAAAAAPVPAKYVAYQQAWQQWAARQHLTGAHARPDFANPEQMNRYTWYDAHDRSTPYPGDPKIYLPQQVPGAALPGSDTD from the coding sequence ATGAATGTGACGCGCAACCGCGTGGCGAAGGCCGAGCGTCGGTTCTTCTCACGCACGCAGCAGGTCAGTGCCGTGGCCGCCGGCCTCGCCCTCGCGGTCAGCGGCGGTGTCGCCTACGCCACCACCGTCGGCTTCGGCCAGCGCCAGGTCGGCAGCGAGTACGCCGACGGCCTCCAGATCTCCTCCGACCAGGTCCTCGAGCCGCTCGGCGACCGCACCATGACGCCGTACGGCAAGTTCATGGGCTCCACCGTCAGCCCCGACGGCCGGTTCCTCGCCGCCACCTCGACCGACCGCGGCGTCTCGCTCCAGGTCTTCGACCTCGCCACCAACCAGCTGGTCTGGCGCGGCGGCTCCGCCTCCGGCGTCAACGCCAAGCTGTCCGACAACACCGTCGGCCAGGAGGGACCGCTCTACTCGCCCGACGGCAAGGTCCTGTGGATGCCGAACGCGACCGGTCTCACCAGCTTCCCGGTCAACGCCGACGGCTCCCTCGGCTCCGGCACCAAGGTCTCGATCCCCAGCCAGGGCGACCAGAAGACGCTGACCTCCGGCCTCGCCTACTCGGCCGACGGCGCCACGCTGTACGCCGGGGTCAACGGCCAGAACACGGTGGTCGCGATCGACCCGGCCGCGGGCACGATCACGCACACCTGGGACGTGGGGATCGCCCCGCGCCAGCTGAAGCTCGTCGGCACCAAGCTCTACGTCACCGACGAGGGCGGCCGCCGCGCCGTCGCCGGCGATGCGACCCAGGGCTCCTACGGCACCGACGTCCCCGCCGACCCCGTCCTCGGCACCTCGACCACGGGCGTGCTCAGCACCATCGACACGGCCAACCCCGCCGCCCCCGTCGGGCAGGTCAAGGTCGGCCTGCACCCGACCGCGATGTACGCCAAGGGCAGCGTCCTGTACGTCGCCAACACCAACGACGACACGGTCTCCGTGGTCGACACCACGACTGACGCCGTCGTCCAGACGATCTCGACCCAGCCCTGGCAGGGCTCGAAGGTCGGCTACGAGCCCGACGCCGTGACGGTCCAGAACGGTCGCCTCCTCGTCAGCCTCGGCCGGGCCAACGCGATCGCGGTCTACCGGCTCGGGCAGGGCGCCATCGACCCGGTCCGCTACGTGGGCCTCGTGCCGACCGACTACTACCCGGAGGAGATCGCGCCCGTGGGCGACCAGCTGGTCGTGACCAACCGCCGCGGCATCGACGCCCGTGGGCCGCTCCTCACCTTCAACGCCGGCTACGGCACCACGCCGGCGACCGGTCACGGCACGCACGGCACCACGGCCTCGCTGACCCGCTTCACCCTGCCCTCCGACAGCGACATCAAGGAGACCTGGACCCCCACGGTCTTCCACCAGAACGGCTGGGGCGACGCCGGCACCGACGTCAAGCACGCCTCCGGCACCCGGGCCAGCGCCGTGCCGGTGCCGAAGCGGATCGGTGACCCCTCGACCATCAAGCACGTGTTCATGGTGGTCAAGGAGAACCGGACCTACGACCAGGTCCACGGCGACATGCCCGAGGGCAACGGCGACGCGTCGCTGGCCCAGTTCGGCGAGCAGGTGACGCCGAACATCCACGCGCTGGCCCGCCAGTTCGGCCTCTACGACAACACCTACGACATCGGCACCAACTCCGCCGAGGGCCACAACTGGATCATGCAGGGCGACAATCCGGAGTACACCGAGTCGAGCGCCGGCGAGTACACCCGCAGCTATGACACCGAGGAGGACGTGCTCGGCCACCAGCGCTCCGGATTCCTCTGGACCGCGATCCAGGCGGCCGGCCACAGCGCCAGGAACTACGGCGAGTTCCTCTACACCGAGGGCAAGCCGGCGGGGACCTGGCAGCAGTACTACTGCGCCTCGAGGAGCGTCGAGGACGGCGGCGACCCGGCCCAGCTCACCTCGCCGGAGCTCAAGGGTGACTACGGCTCGGTGATCCCGTCGCTCAACGACATCACGAACCCGACCTCCCCGCCGTTCGACCTGTCGATCCCCGACCTCTACCGCTACCAGATCTGGAAGCAGGACTTCGAGAAGTTCGGCCCGGCCGACTTCAACATGCTCTGGATGTCCGACGACCACACCGGCGGGCCGGTCTCGGCGCGGTCCGAGGTGGCGGGCGGCGACCTCGCCCTGGGCAAGGTCGTGCAGACGATCTCGCACAGCCCCTACTGGAAGAACTCCGCGATCTTCGTGGTCGAGGACGACAGCCAGAACGGCGCCGACCACGTCGACGGGCACCGCGCGCCCATCCAGGTCATCAGCCCGTGGGCCGCGCACGGCAAGACCGTGTCGACGTACTACTCGCAGATCTCCATGGTCCGCACCATCGAGCAGATCCTCGGTGCGGAGCCGCTGAACCAGAAGGTCGCCGCGGCCACGCCGATGTTCGACGCGTTCCAGGCCACGCCCGACCAGACGCCGTTCACCGCGAGGCCCAACCGCATCTCGCTCACCGAGAACATCGCCACGCCGCCCTCGTGCGGTCTCGACACCCCCGCGAGCAGCGGTGCGGCCGCGGCGGCACCCGTCCCGGCGAAGTACGTCGCCTACCAACAGGCCTGGCAGCAGTGGGCGGCGAGGCAGCACCTGACCGGCGCCCACGCCCGGCCGGACTTCGCCAACCCCGAGCAGATGAACCGCTACACCTGGTACGACGCCCACGACCGGAGCACGCCCTACCCGGGTGACCCGAAGATCTACCTGCCCCAGCAGGTGCCGGGCGCTGCGCTGCCCGGGTCGGACACCGACTGA
- a CDS encoding ABC transporter ATP-binding protein — protein sequence MSKTFGEVIALDGVDLDVAPGHIHGLVGPNGAGKTTLLGLLLGLVVADGGTLEMLGASVGRAFSVPGGVAGFVEGPGLYPTLTARQNLAALASLRSEPTARAADVDALLDRVGLLEVAGDAVRGFSLGMRQRLGLAAALLGEPRLLVLDEPANGLDPAGKRQVHEVLAGLAEAGTTVVLSSHRMDDLTALCDEVTLLSTGRVVFSGPVAKLAAESGDLDHRLVTSDPVGARRVVDGTPSLSLVPGRRAQAPRDEQALVVRGPEAALDDLVGRLVGAGIAIRELGPVVPLLEAAFLALTGTDEEAAR from the coding sequence GTGAGCAAGACGTTCGGCGAGGTCATCGCCCTCGACGGCGTCGACCTCGACGTCGCTCCCGGGCACATCCACGGGCTCGTCGGGCCCAACGGCGCGGGCAAGACCACGCTCCTCGGCCTCCTGCTCGGGCTGGTCGTGGCCGACGGCGGGACCCTCGAGATGCTGGGCGCGTCCGTGGGTCGCGCGTTCTCCGTGCCGGGCGGCGTCGCCGGGTTCGTCGAGGGCCCCGGGCTCTACCCGACGCTGACCGCCCGCCAGAACCTCGCGGCCCTCGCGTCCCTGCGCAGCGAGCCGACCGCCCGCGCAGCCGACGTCGACGCCCTCCTCGACCGGGTGGGGCTGCTCGAGGTCGCCGGTGACGCCGTCCGGGGCTTCTCCCTGGGCATGCGGCAGCGGCTCGGCCTGGCCGCCGCCCTGCTCGGTGAGCCGCGCCTGCTGGTCCTCGACGAACCCGCCAACGGGCTCGACCCGGCCGGCAAGCGGCAGGTACACGAGGTGCTCGCCGGCCTGGCCGAGGCCGGCACCACCGTGGTCCTGTCGAGCCACCGGATGGACGACCTCACCGCCCTGTGCGACGAGGTCACCCTGCTGTCCACGGGACGGGTCGTGTTCTCCGGTCCGGTCGCCAAGCTGGCCGCGGAGAGCGGCGACCTCGACCACCGGCTCGTCACCTCCGACCCTGTGGGCGCCCGCCGGGTCGTCGACGGCACGCCGTCGCTGAGCCTGGTCCCCGGCCGCCGCGCCCAGGCTCCGCGTGACGAGCAGGCGCTCGTCGTACGTGGTCCCGAGGCGGCCCTGGACGACCTGGTGGGGCGGCTGGTCGGCGCCGGCATCGCCATCCGCGAGCTCGGGCCGGTGGTGCCGCTGCTCGAGGCGGCCTTCCTCGCGCTGACGGGCACCGACGAGGAGGCAGCACGATGA
- a CDS encoding carbamate kinase, with product MKVLLALGGNAMTNADGRARPEDQIAAAQTAMAAVADLLEHDHDVVITHGNGPQVGNLLVKNELAASVVPPVPLDWCGAQTQGTLGFVLMNALDHALAVRALDRRTAAVVTRALVASDDPGFTHPTKPIGRFLPAEEAAVLVEHGETWEDRGEKGWRRVVASPEPLRIVDAPAVQALVAAGFVVIANGGGGIPVVQAPDGSLRGVEAVIDKDLGAALLARSVDADVLVVATDVPQAVLRWGTPDAEPLGTVTLTQMRKLAAEGHFASGSMGPKVDAACRFVEQGGTRAVITSLDHIVDAVSGDFGTVVVSD from the coding sequence ATGAAGGTCCTCCTCGCCCTCGGCGGCAACGCCATGACGAACGCCGACGGCCGGGCCCGTCCGGAGGACCAGATCGCGGCCGCGCAGACCGCGATGGCCGCCGTCGCCGACCTGCTCGAGCACGACCACGACGTCGTCATCACCCACGGCAACGGCCCCCAGGTGGGCAACCTGCTCGTCAAGAACGAGCTCGCCGCGAGCGTCGTCCCGCCGGTCCCGCTGGACTGGTGCGGCGCGCAGACGCAGGGCACCCTCGGCTTCGTCCTGATGAACGCGCTCGACCACGCCCTGGCGGTGCGAGCCCTCGACCGTCGTACGGCGGCCGTCGTGACGCGGGCCCTCGTGGCCTCCGACGACCCCGGCTTCACCCACCCGACCAAGCCGATCGGCCGGTTCCTCCCGGCCGAGGAGGCCGCCGTGCTCGTCGAGCACGGCGAGACCTGGGAGGACCGCGGCGAGAAGGGTTGGCGCCGCGTCGTCGCCTCGCCCGAGCCGCTGCGCATCGTCGACGCGCCTGCCGTCCAGGCGCTCGTCGCCGCCGGCTTCGTCGTCATCGCCAACGGCGGCGGCGGGATCCCGGTCGTCCAGGCGCCCGACGGCAGCCTGCGTGGCGTCGAGGCCGTCATCGACAAGGACCTCGGCGCGGCCCTCCTCGCGCGCAGCGTCGACGCCGACGTGCTCGTCGTCGCGACCGACGTGCCCCAGGCCGTGCTCCGCTGGGGCACTCCGGACGCCGAGCCCCTCGGCACCGTCACCCTCACGCAGATGCGCAAGCTCGCGGCCGAGGGCCACTTCGCCAGCGGCTCGATGGGCCCCAAGGTCGACGCGGCCTGCCGGTTCGTCGAGCAGGGCGGCACCCGCGCCGTCATCACCAGCCTCGACCACATCGTCGACGCCGTGTCCGGAGACTTCGGCACCGTCGTCGTCAGCGACTGA